From one Lactiplantibacillus paraplantarum genomic stretch:
- a CDS encoding serine hydrolase domain-containing protein, which produces MMRKRRWLLGLIPILLGLIGIGIWGSQQLGQGARQVTPKTLKVQQAASKIKPATKKKRVTPQKRQPRSGQLSEAQAIKQIDQLIKSHHIMGTLLLTTNGPAGVRIRTYGYADDAGRIRNTKTEAYPLASLQKAVTGAIIQKLINQGKLSMTTKLSHFYPGIPYANQITVRQLLDHRSGIRMAEMTPKSILPTETARLNFTLRHLLSTGNHAYAYSNANFTVLAGIIRKVTHKSYQTALNNDIIRPLGLKHTYEYNDIPGNVLNPSSYRLTNGLGQGGIISKPLQSSELGCGSLYMSVGDYYKFMYALQSGQLLGSAGLRSVADNFQLKYSAGVYYQAGQLIRVGGNDNNFHTYYMGSRNAKVALVLFENQGVFGGDNQVAYKIRNILLKTAPF; this is translated from the coding sequence GTGATGCGCAAACGTCGTTGGTTATTAGGGTTAATACCAATCTTATTGGGGTTGATTGGTATTGGTATTTGGGGATCACAGCAGTTAGGTCAAGGAGCACGGCAAGTCACGCCGAAGACGCTCAAAGTTCAGCAGGCGGCTTCAAAAATTAAACCGGCCACTAAGAAGAAGCGGGTGACACCACAGAAGCGTCAGCCACGGTCCGGACAACTCAGCGAAGCACAGGCCATTAAGCAGATTGATCAGCTAATTAAAAGTCATCATATTATGGGGACGTTACTGCTGACGACCAATGGGCCAGCGGGGGTTCGGATTCGGACGTACGGTTATGCGGATGATGCCGGTCGGATACGCAACACTAAGACGGAAGCTTATCCGTTGGCGTCACTGCAAAAGGCAGTCACGGGGGCCATTATTCAGAAGTTGATCAATCAGGGTAAGTTAAGCATGACAACGAAACTCAGTCATTTCTATCCGGGGATACCATATGCTAACCAGATCACTGTTCGGCAACTCTTAGATCACCGTTCCGGGATTCGGATGGCCGAGATGACGCCGAAGTCGATCTTGCCAACTGAAACGGCGCGGTTGAATTTTACTTTGCGGCATTTGCTGTCAACGGGTAACCATGCGTATGCTTATTCCAATGCTAACTTTACGGTTCTCGCGGGAATCATTCGTAAAGTAACGCACAAGTCGTATCAAACGGCGCTCAATAATGATATCATTCGGCCATTAGGATTGAAGCATACTTATGAATATAATGATATTCCGGGTAACGTGTTGAATCCGTCCTCGTATCGCTTGACGAATGGTCTGGGACAAGGCGGCATTATTTCTAAGCCACTGCAGTCAAGCGAACTTGGTTGCGGCAGTTTGTACATGAGTGTGGGTGATTATTATAAATTCATGTACGCACTCCAAAGTGGTCAGTTATTGGGGTCAGCGGGTTTGCGGTCGGTCGCCGATAATTTCCAGCTCAAATATTCTGCCGGGGTTTATTACCAAGCCGGCCAATTGATCCGGGTTGGTGGTAATGATAATAATTTCCACACCTATTATATGGGGTCACGGAATGCGAAGGTCGCCTTGGTCTTATTTGAGAATCAGGGGGTCTTCGGTGGTGACAATCAGGTTGCTTATAAGATTCGTAATATTCTTCTGAAGACAGCACCGTTTTAG
- the wecB gene encoding non-hydrolyzing UDP-N-acetylglucosamine 2-epimerase, translated as MTKPIKVMTIFGTRPEAIKMAPIVLQLQQQAQFEPVTVVTAQHREMLDQVLAIFHITPDYDLNIMKPNQTLAGITSRVLTKLDAIMDAEQPDIVLVHGDTTTTFAASVSAFYHQIPVGHVEAGLRTWQKYSPYPEEMNRQLTDVLADMYFAPTELSRQNLLKENHPDAAITVTGNTAIDALKQTVSTDYQHAALNLIQPGHRMILLTMHRRENQGAPMEAVFTAIKRVVAQHPDVEVVYPVHLSPAVQTVAKRILGDTDRIHLIEPLDVLDFHNMAARSYFIMTDSGGVQEEAPSLNKPVLVLRDTTERPEGVTAGTLQLVGTNGDQVAAAMTTLLDDATAYQRMADAENPYGDGHAAEYILQAIMKEIGTH; from the coding sequence ATGACAAAACCAATTAAGGTAATGACGATTTTCGGCACGCGACCAGAAGCAATCAAGATGGCACCGATCGTCTTGCAATTACAGCAGCAAGCACAGTTTGAACCCGTAACGGTGGTGACGGCCCAACATCGTGAAATGTTGGATCAGGTTCTAGCCATTTTCCACATTACACCGGACTATGATTTGAATATTATGAAGCCCAATCAGACGTTAGCGGGGATCACAAGTCGGGTGCTCACCAAGTTGGATGCGATTATGGATGCTGAACAGCCGGATATCGTATTAGTCCATGGCGATACGACAACCACGTTTGCGGCTAGTGTTAGTGCTTTCTATCATCAGATTCCAGTTGGTCACGTGGAGGCGGGCTTACGGACGTGGCAAAAGTATTCGCCGTATCCAGAAGAGATGAATCGGCAGTTGACGGACGTGCTCGCTGATATGTACTTTGCACCGACAGAACTGAGCCGCCAGAATTTGTTGAAAGAAAATCACCCCGATGCGGCTATCACTGTTACCGGGAATACGGCTATTGACGCCTTAAAGCAGACGGTTTCAACGGACTATCAACATGCCGCCCTCAATTTGATACAGCCCGGTCACCGGATGATTTTACTGACGATGCACCGGCGTGAGAACCAGGGGGCCCCAATGGAAGCCGTCTTTACGGCCATCAAGCGAGTCGTCGCGCAACATCCTGATGTCGAAGTGGTCTACCCAGTGCATCTGAGCCCGGCAGTACAGACGGTGGCGAAGCGGATCTTAGGGGATACCGACCGGATTCACTTGATTGAGCCACTGGATGTGCTTGATTTTCACAACATGGCAGCCCGGAGTTACTTTATTATGACGGATTCCGGTGGGGTGCAGGAAGAGGCTCCCTCATTGAATAAGCCAGTGTTGGTTCTGCGGGATACTACCGAGCGGCCGGAAGGAGTTACTGCCGGGACGTTGCAACTAGTGGGGACGAATGGTGATCAAGTTGCGGCCGCCATGACGACATTATTAGATGACGCCACGGCATATCAGCGGATGGCGGATGCTGAGAACCCATACGGAGACGGTCATGCTGCGGAATATATCTTACAAGCGATTATGAAAGAAATTGGTACACATTAA
- a CDS encoding YihY/virulence factor BrkB family protein, whose amino-acid sequence MNLKARYPKITKSLEIIIRRYGQANVSNNAIVLAYYALMSIAPIILIAGNIIARFNLKTGQILAYAQEVIPSNVYQTFKPILVSFLSSGSSSSLSIGILVTVWSASKIIAAIRRSLNEAYGVTDAQNAILTRVIAFFLTLGLLLLIVGLAIFFTLSQLILDVILNLTNLTRAIIPNWINQLLENKNLITFVGMFVVAMLLYYFVPNAKVKLRYIWTGALVTTIGWIVISQGFRVYIELFAKRITTYQTIGSLIVLMFWLNFSGILLMFGGVVNASVQEWFEHTIEPKSPRMIRRIRRQFFKRKKPSNEK is encoded by the coding sequence ATGAATTTAAAAGCCCGTTACCCTAAAATTACGAAAAGCCTGGAGATCATTATTCGGCGATATGGTCAAGCGAACGTCAGCAATAATGCGATTGTGTTGGCTTATTACGCGTTGATGTCAATTGCACCGATTATTTTGATTGCTGGGAACATCATTGCCCGGTTTAATCTGAAGACGGGGCAGATTTTAGCATACGCGCAAGAAGTCATCCCTAGTAATGTTTATCAGACGTTCAAGCCGATTTTAGTCTCGTTCTTATCTAGTGGTAGCAGCAGTAGTTTGTCGATTGGGATTTTGGTGACGGTCTGGTCGGCGTCTAAGATTATTGCCGCGATTCGTCGGAGTCTGAATGAGGCTTACGGTGTGACAGATGCGCAGAATGCTATCCTGACGAGAGTTATCGCCTTCTTCTTGACTTTGGGACTATTACTCTTAATTGTGGGGCTGGCGATTTTCTTCACCCTGAGTCAGTTGATTCTGGATGTCATCTTGAACTTGACGAATCTTACCCGGGCAATCATTCCGAATTGGATCAATCAATTATTAGAAAATAAAAACTTGATTACTTTCGTTGGGATGTTCGTTGTTGCCATGTTGCTGTATTACTTTGTGCCGAATGCCAAGGTTAAACTCCGCTATATCTGGACGGGCGCGTTAGTTACAACGATCGGTTGGATCGTGATTTCACAAGGGTTCCGGGTGTATATCGAGTTATTCGCTAAACGGATTACGACGTATCAAACGATTGGGAGTTTGATTGTACTGATGTTCTGGCTGAATTTCTCAGGAATCTTATTGATGTTTGGCGGGGTCGTCAATGCCTCGGTACAAGAATGGTTTGAGCACACGATTGAGCCGAAATCACCACGGATGATTCGCCGCATTCGCCGACAATTTTTCAAACGTAAAAAGCCTAGTAACGAAAAGTAG
- the larD gene encoding D/L-lactic acid transporter LarD, translated as MIHQLLAEFMGTALMIIFGVGVHCSEVLKGTKYRGSGHIFAITTWGFGITIALFIFGNVCINPAMVLAQCMLGNISWSLFIPYSVAEVLGGVVGAVIVWIMYADHFAASADEISPITIRNLFSTAPAVRNLPRNFFVEFFDTFIFISGILAISEVKTPGIVPIGVGLLVWAIGMGLGGPTGFAMNLARDMGPRIAHAILPIKNKADSDWQYGIIVPGIAPFVGAACAALFMHGFFGIG; from the coding sequence GTGATTCATCAGCTTTTGGCAGAGTTCATGGGAACCGCCTTGATGATTATTTTTGGTGTCGGTGTACATTGTAGTGAGGTTTTAAAGGGGACCAAGTATCGCGGTTCTGGCCATATCTTCGCAATTACAACATGGGGTTTTGGGATTACAATTGCCCTCTTCATTTTCGGCAATGTCTGCATTAACCCGGCCATGGTGTTAGCCCAATGTATGTTAGGGAACATCTCGTGGTCATTGTTTATTCCGTATTCAGTTGCAGAAGTTTTGGGTGGGGTCGTTGGTGCTGTGATCGTCTGGATCATGTACGCGGACCACTTTGCCGCTTCTGCTGATGAGATTTCCCCAATTACGATTCGGAACTTATTCTCAACCGCACCCGCTGTGCGGAACTTACCACGGAACTTCTTCGTCGAATTCTTCGATACATTTATTTTTATTTCTGGGATTTTAGCTATTTCTGAAGTGAAGACGCCGGGGATCGTGCCGATTGGTGTTGGGCTCTTAGTCTGGGCCATTGGGATGGGTCTAGGTGGTCCAACCGGATTCGCCATGAACCTTGCACGGGACATGGGTCCACGGATCGCCCACGCCATCTTACCAATTAAGAACAAGGCTGACAGCGACTGGCAATATGGGATTATTGTTCCTGGGATTGCACCTTTCGTTGGGGCTGCTTGTGCGGCGTTGTTTATGCATGGGTTCTTTGGGATTGGGTAG
- a CDS encoding IS30-like element ISLsa1 family transposase: MGTSTLSRFQRGALAQLVNEGNKSYQVMADALGVAKATISYELDRVKPYDPELAQQDADRKRRNCGRRSMLTAALATLITNHLRLTWSPETIAAAYNLSTASIYNWLNRGWLPFKLTDLPNRNVRQHRVSENRGKFTSGTSIEQRPTTVNQRLAFGHWEVDTVLSSRGESRSCLVTFVERKTRLLWAIKAPNRTAKALNTAFGKFMGAFGPQVKSITVDHGKEFANYQALEQDYQIKVYFCHPYSPWERGSNEYFNRRLRWFFPKKTNFSQVTTDEILAALELINQRPLKIHHQQTAIERFRACSD, encoded by the coding sequence TTGGGTACATCTACTTTATCACGTTTTCAACGTGGCGCACTAGCACAACTGGTCAATGAGGGGAATAAATCTTACCAAGTAATGGCTGACGCCTTAGGCGTCGCCAAAGCTACGATTAGCTATGAGTTGGACCGGGTTAAACCTTATGATCCAGAATTAGCTCAGCAAGATGCAGATCGCAAAAGGCGGAATTGCGGTCGTCGTTCGATGCTGACGGCAGCATTAGCGACTTTAATTACCAATCACTTACGATTAACCTGGTCACCAGAAACCATTGCGGCCGCTTATAACTTGAGCACTGCGTCAATTTATAATTGGCTTAATCGTGGCTGGCTCCCCTTCAAATTGACTGATCTACCCAATCGGAATGTCCGCCAGCACCGAGTGAGCGAAAATCGGGGGAAATTTACAAGTGGGACTTCCATCGAACAACGGCCAACAACTGTTAATCAACGGTTAGCTTTTGGTCATTGGGAAGTAGATACGGTGCTTTCTAGTCGAGGTGAGTCACGATCATGTCTGGTTACATTCGTAGAACGTAAGACCCGACTTCTATGGGCCATCAAAGCCCCTAATAGAACGGCTAAGGCTCTAAACACCGCCTTTGGCAAGTTTATGGGGGCCTTCGGTCCCCAAGTAAAATCCATTACTGTTGATCATGGTAAAGAGTTTGCCAATTATCAGGCCTTAGAACAGGATTATCAGATCAAAGTTTATTTTTGCCATCCATATTCACCATGGGAGCGAGGTTCCAATGAATATTTTAATAGACGGTTACGCTGGTTCTTCCCGAAAAAGACCAATTTTAGCCAAGTAACGACTGATGAGATCCTAGCAGCACTTGAACTAATTAATCAACGACCATTAAAAATACATCATCAACAGACTGCCATTGAAAGATTCCGGGCTTGTTCGGATTAA
- a CDS encoding DUF2922 domain-containing protein, giving the protein MKTLDLSFKTSTNKVHHLKLHYANDNLSKDVVSKAMADLAATKLFVKDGENLVAEPLAAKYVETIETPIVTAPKA; this is encoded by the coding sequence ATGAAAACTTTAGACTTAAGCTTTAAAACTAGTACTAACAAGGTTCACCACTTGAAGTTACACTACGCCAACGATAACTTGAGTAAGGATGTCGTTAGCAAAGCCATGGCGGATCTAGCAGCCACGAAGCTGTTCGTTAAGGACGGCGAGAACCTCGTTGCCGAACCACTCGCCGCCAAGTACGTTGAAACCATCGAAACACCAATTGTCACCGCACCAAAGGCTTAA
- a CDS encoding sigma-70 family RNA polymerase sigma factor → MHADRFDNQAAFDLLAQPEHQRLLYGALKAAHVTKYHPQFEDCVTVAHLTWLAAYQNYEPELPANLADFRKFAFRRIKWRTVDYLRKQTLRTQSQVKLEHALPIAIDPMADQEIHWQLAALLTELLAQCRPGERIYLTEFFLEEQSVASIMHRHQVSRRTVYNWRTRLLTKAHQLYQQQARN, encoded by the coding sequence ATGCACGCTGACCGTTTTGATAATCAAGCCGCCTTTGACCTACTCGCACAGCCAGAACACCAACGCCTGTTGTATGGCGCTTTGAAGGCCGCACACGTGACCAAATATCACCCGCAATTTGAGGATTGTGTTACCGTGGCACATCTGACCTGGCTAGCCGCCTATCAGAACTATGAGCCTGAACTGCCTGCCAACTTGGCAGACTTTCGCAAATTTGCTTTTCGGCGCATCAAGTGGCGAACCGTTGACTATTTGCGTAAACAAACTTTGCGGACGCAATCGCAGGTCAAGCTGGAGCACGCCCTGCCCATCGCCATTGACCCGATGGCTGATCAAGAGATCCATTGGCAATTAGCCGCATTATTAACGGAACTCTTAGCACAATGTCGTCCGGGTGAACGCATTTACCTTACTGAATTTTTTCTGGAAGAACAGTCGGTTGCAAGCATCATGCACCGTCATCAAGTCAGCCGTCGGACCGTCTATAACTGGCGAACCCGCTTGCTCACTAAAGCTCACCAACTCTATCAGCAACAAGCCCGTAACTAA
- the recX gene encoding recombination regulator RecX yields the protein MTKKVTKIVAQKRAGRYNIYLDEQYAFPISESVMIKFRVFKGMEVDEQLQAAMIAADDVSKAYTRALDYLSHQLRTEKEVHDKLRDEEIDETVIDATMQQLRELRLLNDQQYADAFVRTAKRTSDKGPRVIRQNLRQKGVGEQLIDDALAGQFSPEEQVDNAGELARKLAKRYHRQAFKTMQQKVRQGMMTKGFDNDTITAAIASLELQPDEDEQWAALVTQGQKLWQRNRKYAFRERTMRTKRSLFQKGFMMDDINRFIDEQVADE from the coding sequence GTGACGAAGAAAGTGACGAAAATCGTAGCCCAGAAACGTGCGGGGCGCTACAACATATACTTAGACGAGCAGTATGCTTTTCCAATCAGTGAGTCAGTGATGATCAAGTTCCGTGTTTTCAAGGGCATGGAAGTTGATGAACAACTACAAGCGGCAATGATTGCGGCTGACGATGTATCCAAGGCTTATACGCGCGCATTAGATTATTTATCACATCAACTGCGGACGGAGAAGGAAGTCCATGACAAGCTGCGGGATGAAGAAATCGACGAAACGGTGATTGACGCGACGATGCAACAATTACGCGAGTTACGGTTATTGAATGATCAACAGTATGCCGATGCCTTTGTACGGACGGCTAAACGAACTAGTGACAAGGGACCGCGGGTGATTCGACAAAATTTGCGGCAAAAAGGCGTTGGTGAGCAGTTGATCGATGACGCTCTCGCTGGGCAATTTAGTCCTGAAGAACAAGTTGATAACGCCGGTGAACTAGCGCGCAAGTTGGCTAAACGTTATCACCGGCAAGCCTTCAAGACAATGCAACAAAAAGTTCGTCAAGGGATGATGACGAAGGGGTTTGACAATGATACGATCACGGCGGCGATTGCTAGTTTGGAATTGCAACCGGATGAAGATGAACAGTGGGCCGCCCTTGTGACGCAAGGCCAGAAGTTGTGGCAACGTAATCGCAAGTATGCTTTTCGTGAACGCACGATGCGCACTAAGCGAAGCCTGTTTCAAAAGGGTTTTATGATGGATGACATCAACCGATTTATCGACGAACAAGTCGCGGATGAGTGA
- a CDS encoding nucleoside tri-diphosphate phosphatase encodes MAREAKGPKEGDFITIKSYKHDGSLHRTWRDTMVLKTSENVLIGCNDHTLVTEDDGRRWVTREPAIVYFHKHYWFNIVAMIRDNGVSYYCNLASPYVLDKEALKYIDYDLDVKVFPDGERRLLDVDEYEEHGAQWRYSADTDRILKANVKVLVDWIKNKKGPFSQDYIDIWYSRYQELSRRQ; translated from the coding sequence ATGGCGCGCGAGGCTAAAGGACCTAAGGAAGGCGACTTCATTACGATCAAAAGCTATAAGCACGACGGAAGTTTACATCGAACTTGGCGCGATACAATGGTACTCAAAACAAGCGAGAACGTACTAATTGGTTGTAACGATCACACACTGGTTACCGAAGATGATGGCCGCCGGTGGGTGACGCGGGAACCTGCCATCGTTTATTTTCATAAGCATTATTGGTTTAATATCGTGGCGATGATTCGCGATAACGGCGTTTCATACTATTGCAACTTAGCATCACCATACGTGTTAGATAAAGAGGCTTTGAAGTACATCGATTACGATCTGGATGTTAAAGTCTTTCCCGATGGTGAGCGGCGGTTGTTGGATGTGGATGAGTACGAAGAACACGGTGCCCAGTGGCGTTATTCGGCTGATACTGATCGCATTTTAAAAGCAAATGTGAAAGTGCTGGTTGATTGGATTAAGAATAAAAAAGGCCCGTTTTCGCAAGACTACATCGATATCTGGTATAGTCGCTATCAAGAATTATCACGTCGGCAATAG
- a CDS encoding C40 family peptidase → MRQRLIALIVTILGLAIGLWQAPNVDAQATNRIIKTTTVTRSAYLTKNPQGGLYNMSGATNNLKIKNLGTLRRYGNPTWFVTQQRQVRLANRTTANYYFITSANNRVRGWVKTGSVKKSTRSFTNLYNVAKSKLGHRYVYGAVGPNTFDCSGYTKYVFQQAAQKTLPRIAQAQYRQYPKISKQRAQKGDLVFFGNNTGSISHVGIYVGGGKMIDAQNNGVKNEKVYVPWWHAVGYSRPVNFGA, encoded by the coding sequence ATGAGACAACGCCTTATCGCACTAATTGTTACTATTTTAGGCCTCGCAATTGGACTTTGGCAAGCGCCTAACGTCGATGCCCAAGCAACCAATCGTATCATCAAAACCACGACCGTCACACGAAGCGCCTACCTTACTAAAAATCCACAGGGTGGACTTTATAATATGAGTGGCGCAACTAACAATCTCAAAATCAAAAATCTCGGTACGCTCCGTCGTTACGGCAATCCAACTTGGTTTGTTACCCAACAACGGCAAGTCCGCTTAGCAAATCGTACGACGGCTAATTATTATTTCATCACGAGTGCGAATAACCGCGTTCGGGGCTGGGTCAAGACTGGTTCCGTTAAGAAGAGCACCCGATCCTTCACCAACCTCTACAACGTCGCCAAGTCTAAGCTTGGTCATCGTTATGTTTACGGTGCAGTCGGTCCAAACACCTTCGATTGTTCTGGTTATACCAAATATGTCTTCCAGCAAGCGGCCCAAAAGACCCTGCCGCGGATCGCGCAAGCGCAATACCGTCAGTATCCCAAAATTTCTAAGCAACGCGCTCAAAAGGGCGATCTCGTCTTCTTCGGCAATAATACCGGCTCGATTTCGCATGTCGGCATCTATGTCGGTGGTGGAAAGATGATCGATGCTCAAAATAACGGCGTTAAGAATGAAAAAGTCTACGTTCCTTGGTGGCACGCAGTCGGTTATTCACGACCAGTCAACTTTGGCGCTTAA
- a CDS encoding helix-turn-helix domain-containing protein gives MAFLKIDNGELLKNIRQFAKKNGLTLAEVATLAGLSASAIYSWKKHTPSVGTLKEVAQVLGTSYTKLVGKDKEPTAKTTNAAAVDLKKVVENKKNQFEYDGQPITNEQMKIIRNVLKSMFKTPRL, from the coding sequence ATGGCTTTTTTGAAGATTGATAATGGTGAACTACTTAAAAACATTCGGCAGTTTGCCAAGAAGAATGGGCTCACCTTAGCGGAAGTCGCAACCTTAGCGGGGTTGAGCGCGAGTGCCATCTATAGTTGGAAAAAGCACACGCCGTCAGTGGGCACGCTTAAAGAAGTGGCCCAAGTGCTCGGTACGAGTTATACCAAGTTGGTTGGTAAGGATAAAGAACCGACTGCCAAGACTACGAATGCTGCGGCGGTCGATCTGAAAAAAGTAGTTGAAAACAAGAAAAATCAGTTTGAATATGACGGCCAGCCAATTACTAATGAACAGATGAAAATCATTCGCAACGTCTTGAAATCAATGTTCAAGACGCCACGCCTTTAA
- a CDS encoding type II toxin-antitoxin system Phd/YefM family antitoxin: MKKVTTALAKKNINQLLTIVNQSHDTIEVENPNTQDSAVMVSMKDWLQIVSQLAKTNHHDMEFS; the protein is encoded by the coding sequence ATGAAAAAAGTTACTACCGCATTAGCAAAAAAGAATATCAACCAGTTGTTAACGATTGTTAATCAAAGCCACGATACCATTGAGGTGGAAAATCCCAATACCCAAGATTCGGCGGTGATGGTTAGTATGAAGGACTGGTTACAGATTGTTAGTCAGTTAGCCAAAACGAATCATCATGATATGGAATTTAGTTAA